A segment of the Mercurialis annua linkage group LG4, ddMerAnnu1.2, whole genome shotgun sequence genome:
CTACAACTTCTAATCTTCCTGCATGGCTTCAACAATACAAAAATGAGACTAAAGGACCAAATTGCAACAATGACAAGGTAATAGTAATTAAGATAATTAACCACATTAAGTTAGACCTCCTAATTAGTTTCATCATTGtttaatttagttataaattgattttttttcttttaaaatatttttcaggGTTGTGTCTCTATCAAAGATCTTTGCAAAAAGTGGAACTCAATTTGCTGCTCAATCCATCATAAACCCTATTCTTATGAGAAAACCATCACCTTTGCTTCTATATCACCTTCTTCTTCTACTTCTGGTTTCTCATATGACCATCAATACCCTAATTTGCACCAAACCCATCATGACTGGCCAATGGTTGAACCGAAGCAATCATGGAGATCAGACCACCAATTTTGGGTTGGTTCAGAATCTGTAAGCAAGATCAGTAGCTGTATCAGCACTGAACCCAGTCTAAAAATGTACATTCCTGAACATCATCATCAACCCAACCCAACATTACCATTTTTATCGAACCCTAACTCGAGCACTCCGAACTCAACTTCTTCCAGTGATCTCATGGAGACGGATCATCAGTATTTTCACAAGTTCAAAGAAATGAATGCTGAGAATCTGAAAATCTTATGCAATGCCTTGGAGAACAAGGTACCGTGGCAAAAAGATGTAATTCCTGAAATCGCGAGCACGATCTTACAATGCAGATCAGGCATggtaaaaagaaaaggaaaatgtCATGATCATCATCAAGCTAAAGAAGAAACATGGTTGTTTTTTCAAGGAGTTGATATAGAAGCTAAAGAAAAAATAGCTAAAGAATTGGGTAAGATAATTTTCGGTTCGAATCAGAAAAACAACttcatttcaatttctttaagcTGTTTCTCATCTACAAGAGCAGACTCAACAGATCAAGATTGCAGAAACAAAAGATCGAGAGACGAACAGAGCTGCAGTTATATCGAAAGATTCGCAGAAGCTGTATCGAACAATCCACATAGGGTTTTTTTAGTGGAAGATGTTGAACAAGCTGATTATTGCTCGCAAATGGGTTTCAAAAGAGCAATTGAAAGAGGAAAAATAACAAAAGCTAGTGGTGAAGAGATTGGTCTTAATGATGCTATAATTATTTTGAGCTGTGAAACTTTTAGTTCAAGATCAAGAGCTTGTTCCCCTTCTACCAAGCAAAAAACTGagaatgataataaaaataaaaataattctcaTAAAGAAGAAGATCAGAAAGGTGATGATGGTGCTATAATGGAGGAGTTAATTAGTCCTTGTCTGTCACTTGATTTGAATATATCcattgatgatgatgatagtGTTGATGAGGTTCAATCTATCGATGACATTGGCCTTGTTGAATCTGTTGATAGAAGAATTGTTTTTAAGAACCAAGAGTTATGAGAAATTTTAATCATGTCAGTACGTTTTTGATCTTAGTgctttttttgtatttttcttgtTTGGTTAGGTTTTAGATTTTCATATATATCATTTCTAGGGTTAGGGAGGTgaaagaaatttgttttttttttatatgtaaaatcATATTGTATATTATTTTCTTCATGCAATATATTTTTTCTTGCTTCATGTTTTTTACTATTTATATTCCAAGCTTTTAGTTTTGTacattgatttatatttaaatttgaaaaaaaaaaaattatatgtcaaCGAAATGATGGATACTAGAAAAATCTCATATTGCTAGAGAAAGAAAGACAACATAAAAAGGCTAATAAAAGAGGAAACAATATcacttcttatttttttcaatatgaTTCATTTACTACTCGCTTAAAATACCATAACTACCCCTACTAACTTATGTATTAGAGCGAATTCGGAGACCAAAGCCCAAGTTCCATTATCTTACTTTCGTCTTCTGCAGGTTACCCAAACCCGCAAAAGACCAACGGAAGACAGACCTTAGCCGCTGCAATTCTGGATCCATCATTTGAAGCTGTTTGTGGGGATGAATGGttctataaataaatttcagtGACTATatccagtgttttaaaaaccgaaccggtggccgaaccggtgaggccaccggtttccggttcaaccggttaaaCCAGTTTAATGACCGATTCAAccggtttgataaatttaaaaaaaattaaaaaaaattctgattcaccggttttttaccggttcaatccggtccgaTCCGGTTTAACATCCGTTTTTTAtcggttcaatccggttcaaccggtccaacCCGGTCCAACCAAAAGATCTGGTTTTTTGCagtttcagaccggaccactg
Coding sequences within it:
- the LOC126679095 gene encoding protein SMAX1-LIKE 3 — encoded protein: MRAGGCTVQQALTTEAATVVKQAVTLARRRGHAQVTPLHVANTMLSSSTGLLRTACLQSHSHPLQCKALELCFNVALNRLPASTSSPMLPTQQYPSISNALVAAFKRAQAHQRRGSVENQQQPLLTVKIEVEQLIISILDDPSVSRVMREAGFSSTQVKSNVEQAVSLEICSQNNPVITNTKSKESNIRPSASPTTTSITLDSSVSNEDVKSVIENLMNYRRKKSIVIVGECLSTIEGVVNGVMDKIVKGDVPEELREVKFIPFPLGHLCSRVEVDQKLEDLKVIIRSYLSKGVVLNLGDLKWVIEYRANNNNNNNLCPMEHMIMEIGRLASEIIENNGKFWLMGIATFQTFMKCKSGYPSLETIWGLHTLTIPAGSLSLSLIADSDVQSRSTSKKIDQNGSRCWIILEGEEHKELNCCVDCTSKFENEARTLQSSASTTTSNLPAWLQQYKNETKGPNCNNDKGCVSIKDLCKKWNSICCSIHHKPYSYEKTITFASISPSSSTSGFSYDHQYPNLHQTHHDWPMVEPKQSWRSDHQFWVGSESVSKISSCISTEPSLKMYIPEHHHQPNPTLPFLSNPNSSTPNSTSSSDLMETDHQYFHKFKEMNAENLKILCNALENKVPWQKDVIPEIASTILQCRSGMVKRKGKCHDHHQAKEETWLFFQGVDIEAKEKIAKELGKIIFGSNQKNNFISISLSCFSSTRADSTDQDCRNKRSRDEQSCSYIERFAEAVSNNPHRVFLVEDVEQADYCSQMGFKRAIERGKITKASGEEIGLNDAIIILSCETFSSRSRACSPSTKQKTENDNKNKNNSHKEEDQKGDDGAIMEELISPCLSLDLNISIDDDDSVDEVQSIDDIGLVESVDRRIVFKNQEL